A segment of the Populus alba chromosome 9, ASM523922v2, whole genome shotgun sequence genome:
agcttattttataaaatataactatatatgtaatatcatattatataaaaataagcctgtgaaatattttttaagtaaaacctattaatatatttttttcaattttaaaagcttaaaataagttttttttttttcatatgaagaaagccaaattagtttatggtaaagggttatatatttgagttttttttttggtatgaagaatttttttaaaagataaatacatacaaaaatatttggatgggttttttggataaatatttttttttacgggtaaaggcaattatcccttttaatatatatcaaataatcattaataagaaataaatataaatacctaACATCAAATATAGTCATACATAAATATTACGTTTCGAtgtcatatacatacatattagttcaaattacaaacataaatatgctagaccgaattaaacaagtaaacatacttgtcaaataacaaacatagtCTGAACCCAAATTTTTGACATATTCAAACCATCTTAGCAAGCAGGCCTGTAGCAGTGTTGGTTCACAAAATTCTGAACCcaaattttcctcaaattagcattttttgccataaatgcttttgccaacatttcattttggaccaaatgatcAAATGCATCCCCAAGAGTGATCTCATCAAAGCCTTCAACTTTCATCACTTCCGCATACAAcgcattaacatcaagttgatttttgctaagactttgaattgcaaatgctacatctccaatctgtttagacaacttttcaacaccatcatcttcatacatgcgatttctcttcctatgttgcctcttttgtgtactagaggaagatgtctctttttcttttgaagtttcttCATATTCACTTTCATTGTCAATTGAAATTGGTTGCTCTTCAGTGTTCTCTTCCAAGTTGACATCAACATATGATTTGGCATAATTTCCGGTTGCCATGtcttttccaacaacaattgCCATTGCCTCgtacatatcaagttttttgttgagaaacttGTCATGATTGGGGTGTGCCTGTTCATAAAGTTTAGAATATGCAATTGTTTAGTTCATTGTATagcattttagaaacaaaagtacatataaaaattacaaagagtataatatttatcatacctttacttcttcatcatatacatctttcgaaactgtaatcatcttcaaacaatcatcccagccaaagccacttttatttttaagtttggttattaTCCCCCATTCTTTTTTCACAGTCTTGAGATGATTGTCCACATGTTTAGGCTCGCATTGGACGTTGAATTTTTGACTGATTTCTGTAGCCACCTTAACAAAAGATTCTGCTTTAAAGGTCGAAGAAGGTTTGCCTCCTTTAAGTGTCTCCTCAGCTAATATCTCAAGTAACATGTGAGACATTGGCTTCGACCATGTGAAGTGCTTGCCCTTGCATTTTTCATTCTGCGTGGAAgtcatttctacaaaaaaaaattataaatttatacaaaataaaatcatacaatatttagatttgataaatttcatataaaaactacaattaataattaaaagagaaattataataaagtcaaCATCCACTCCAAACACATAACAAATATAATACAAACTCAAGCAACacataatgaaaacaaaaacatataattaacactcaattactagtttctttgagtgttataatcattccacatggttgaggcaatcatttctctttttgttatccacTCCCTATTCTCTTCCCTTTCCTCACGTTGACTTAAGTTGATTGTTCGTCTAATTGGTTCACTATCCGAACATACTTCTTCCATAAGAAAGTCATAAGGATCAACCCCCATTATgtgattatgaataatacaacatgCAAGCACAACATCTACTTATGTTTCATAAGATCAAAAAGATTTTccatcaattgatctaaaacgactcttcaaaataccaaaccctCGCTCAATAGCGGTTCTCAATGAAGAATGTCGAAGATTAAAtagctccttttcattttctggtgAACGTTCTGTAAACTCATTCAAGTGATATCGAACTCCACGAAAAGGAGAAATGATTCCTTTTCGAATACCGTAACCAGCATCACCAAGATAATATTTccctacaaaataaaaataaaaaaaacctgttactatctttatttaataagacattttatatgtttattgcatataatacatattttattatatacctTCTGGAATTTTTAGACCATTAGATCTTGATAATGCATCACCTAAAACCCGTGAATCATGGGCACTTCCTTCCCAGccagctaaaacatatataaacttcaaatcaaaagttatagctgctaaaacattttgtgttgttccttcttttcgacctcgaaactttccttgaatctcaacaggaacatttgcaggaacatgggtaccatcaattgctcccacacaatcctatataaacatgaaaaaataatttataacattttcttctaaatgtaattaattaattcataaaaatattggtattgttttcataccttaaaataaggatagaatCTTCTATTATTCATTATCTCTGCTGGAACTGTATCCTCTGGTTCTTTAATAAagtgtttgtataacttaagaattgcttttaaaacaattctaaagtaaCGATGGATAGTTTCAACAGATCTATAGTAAATACCACTAATAACCCGAAATCTTTGGTTTTGGCCTACaatttgtaagaacacaattacTTGCTCCTTAATAGACACATTTTGAGTTGATCGTAATAGGTTATGATTTGTGAGAACATCACACAATCTATATAAGACAACAGGTTTCATACGAATTTGTTCAACGCAATGTCGATCACCTCGGTTCAAAAGGCTGTCAATATAGAATTCTCGTTGAGCAAATGCATTTATACGTGGTTCTCTTGTTATAtaaattctatttctttcttcttcaataatAGCTACACCTGTAGCTATCACAGTTACAGCTGCTCCCATGCATGCTGCATTAATTATCTTACTATCCATAACATGAAATTGAagttttctaataacaaaacctaaaaatatagggaaataaatattaaaacaagcatataaaatacttacacAATCAATACAATAATTTATGCTTAAAGAAGCTAACAAACaatgtttattattatgttataattCTCCTTATTAATGTAACATGTATTTAAATATCCTATTTCACACGGTAATGGTATAATTATTCACAATAATAATATGACCATATATAATTAAGGTAGTCATTTCACATGATTACATAACAACAACAAGTAAATTTATATCATTCATATGAatatagaaatatataaatcaccaagttataaaaaattaacaagaagctttaaactaatttaaaaccCTGCTTATTAATTCTCGCACAAACACATCACATTCTTTGCTAAACTCTCATCATCTCTTTCATTTGACATTTTCACTTCCCCTGACTTTACATTTTCATTTCACATTTTCATTTCACATTATACTTATACAAAGACGCAGACACGGCCTTCAAATTTCCTTCCCATtcacattttcatttcattttcatttaacaAGAAACAAACACGCAGAGGCCAAATTTCCTTCCCCTGACTTCACAAGCTTGACGCAGCCTTCAAATTTCATTCCCATTCACATTTTCATTTCACAAGAAACACACATGCAGAGGCCAAATTTTCTTCCCCTGACTTCACAAGCTTGACGCAGCCTTCAAATTTCCTTCCCATtcacattttcatttcattttcatttcacaaAAAACACAAACGCAGATCGACTGTTCCCTCACCCCCTCCCTCTCGGTCGATCCCCTGTTCCCTCACCCCCTCCCTCTCGGTCGATCGACTGTTCCCTCACCCCGTCCCTCTCGGTCGGTCGACTGTTCCCTCACCCCCTCCCTCTCGGTCGACTGTTCCCTCCCCCCTCCCTCTCGGTCGATTCCCCTGTTCCCTCACCCCCTCCCTCTCGGTCGATCGACTGTTCCCTACCCCCCTCCCTCTCGGTCGACTGTTCCCTCCCCCCTCCCTCTCGGTCGATTCCCCTGTTCCCTCACCCCCTCCCTCTCGGTCAAAAATTGAAGACAGAAGCAGGACAAAGATGAAAGATTGAAGGGGCAACATGGCTCCTCCTTCCCAGTTCTCCTCCCTCTCTCCCCCGgctactgttaaaaaaaaaacagagagcttCCACCCGGGATATGGTGGTAGATCCGGGGATGAGGTAATGGGGAGGGGATGCTTTTTGATGGGAAAGATTGATTAACACAGTTGATTTGGTTCCCTCTCTGCACTTGATTGTGTGCACTTGATTTGGTTTATTTGTTCAGAATAAACGTGCTGAATGTGAGTGATGAATGGAAAAATTGTGTTTGTTGTAGCTTGATTTGTGTTATGAAGACAACATACGGGTAGCGGATTATTCTCAAGAATAgggaaatgaatttttatgGCATAAATTTTGCAGATCTatgaaaaatagatgaaaacatgtaaagaaaataacagagaaaaaaaatacctgaaatattgttcacgtgaaATGCTTCAATTGTCCAGAGTAATTTGTTCGGTTTCCAATCgtttttgaaagagaaagagagagagatcgtGATT
Coding sequences within it:
- the LOC118035229 gene encoding uncharacterized protein; translation: MALAAMKPMKPGLEEYHDQVQRVRITLSSKNVKNLEKVCADLIRGAKDKNLKVKGPVRIPTKVLRITTRKAPCGEGTNTWDRFELRIHKRVIDLFSSADVVKQITSITIEPGVEVEVTIIFISFVYQDEWDFDRNFKAGWEGSAHDSRVLGDALSRSNGLKIPEGKYYLGDAGYGIRKGIISPFRGVRYHLNEFTERSPENEKELFNLRHSSLRTAIERGFEMTSTQNEKCKGKHFTWSKPMSHMLLEILAEETLKGGKPSSTFKAESFVKVATEISQKFNVQCEPKHVDNHLKTVKKEWGIITKLKNKSGFGWDDCLKMITVSKDVYDEEVKAHPNHDKFLNKKLDMYEAMAIVVGKDMATGNYAKSYVDVNLEENTEEQPISIDNESEYEETSKEKETSSSSTQKRQHRKRNRMYEDDGVEKLSKQIGDVAFAIQSLSKNQLDVNALYAEVMKVEGFDEITLGDAFDHLVQNEMLAKAFMAKNANLRKIWVQNFVNQHCYRPAC